The following proteins are encoded in a genomic region of Drosophila miranda strain MSH22 chromosome 4, D.miranda_PacBio2.1, whole genome shotgun sequence:
- the LOC108163770 gene encoding regulatory protein zeste isoform X2, which produces MNSATKVGEIFTAAGQAFSRLGDLTMQLHPNAESPSGSQIRQALKKKAFEDAGIPAKQVPVQQVHHVIQTVPQLPVIQQQQLPTAPQLQQSHQHQPQVFKTQTVQQLPLQQHQHQHQPQNSNMSASIQHVQLVTQPKQILLQQHQQQLPQTTTTTVTIKQFQQMQQQKAAALAAAAAAAAAANTPTITENIIIQQPTSTTAAAQQPQSLVLPVHSVATSVSTQIVVPSSVTTVLSPSTGAVGPVAIADDVVSTTSTPSTSASTGLKCGPDVSMTLNRINVQENEVDVEECLPAEVVKLDFVSEEVAG; this is translated from the exons ATGAACTCGGCAACAAAG GTTGGGGAGATTTTCACGGCCGCCGGACAAGCTTTCAGCAGATTGGGCGACCTCACCATGCAACTGCATCCAAATGCCGAATCGCCGTCCGG CTCTCAGATACGGCAAGCCCTGAAGAAGAAGGCCTTCGAGGACGCCGGCATCCCTGCCAAGCAAGTCCCTGTCCAACAGGTGCATCACGTCATTCAAACAGTCCCCCAGCTGCCCGtcatccagcagcagcagctgccgacagcgccccagctccagcagtCCCATCAGCACCAACCTCAAGTATTTAAGACACAGACTGTACAGCAACTACCcctacagcagcaccagcatcagcatcagccgCAGAACTCGAACATGTCTGCCAGTATCCAGCATGTGCAGCTGGTGACGCAACCCAAGCAGATCCTCCtacagcagcatcagcagcaactGCCGCAGACAACAACGACGACGGTGACCATCAAGCAGTTCCAGCAAATGCAGCAGCAAAAGGCGGCTGCTCTGGCGGCGGccgcggcagcagcagcggcagccaacACGCCGACAATCACGGAGAATATCATTATACAGCAGCCCACGTCGACAACGGCGGCGGCGCAACAGCCCCAGTCGCTTGTGCTTCCGGTTCACTCGGTGGCAACGTCCGTCTCAACGCAAATAGTCGTGCCGTCGTCGGTCACCACAGTATTGTCGCCGAGCACGGGGGCGGTGGGCCCGGTGGCCATTGCCGACGATGTGGTTAGTACAACATCCACCCCCTCCACATCAGCCAGCACGGGTCTCAAGTGCGGGCCGGACGTTTCGATGACTCTGAATCGAATCAATGTGCAGGAGAACGAGGTCGATGTCGAGGAATGCCTGCCGGCGGAGGTGGTCAAGCTGGATTTTGTCAGCGAAGAAGTTGCAGGGTGA
- the LOC108163770 gene encoding regulatory protein zeste isoform X1, translating into MNSATKVGEIFTAAGQAFSRLGDLTMQLHPNAESPSGKWTDEEIDMLHSSIMRFSDDLSKISLSIKNRTVSQIRQALKKKAFEDAGIPAKQVPVQQVHHVIQTVPQLPVIQQQQLPTAPQLQQSHQHQPQVFKTQTVQQLPLQQHQHQHQPQNSNMSASIQHVQLVTQPKQILLQQHQQQLPQTTTTTVTIKQFQQMQQQKAAALAAAAAAAAAANTPTITENIIIQQPTSTTAAAQQPQSLVLPVHSVATSVSTQIVVPSSVTTVLSPSTGAVGPVAIADDVVSTTSTPSTSASTGLKCGPDVSMTLNRINVQENEVDVEECLPAEVVKLDFVSEEVAG; encoded by the exons ATGAACTCGGCAACAAAG GTTGGGGAGATTTTCACGGCCGCCGGACAAGCTTTCAGCAGATTGGGCGACCTCACCATGCAACTGCATCCAAATGCCGAATCGCCGTCCGG TAAATGGACGGACGAGGAAATCGACATGTTGCACTCGTCGATTATGCGCTTCTCGGACGACCTTAGCAAAATCAGTCTTAGCATTAAGAACCGTACAGT CTCTCAGATACGGCAAGCCCTGAAGAAGAAGGCCTTCGAGGACGCCGGCATCCCTGCCAAGCAAGTCCCTGTCCAACAGGTGCATCACGTCATTCAAACAGTCCCCCAGCTGCCCGtcatccagcagcagcagctgccgacagcgccccagctccagcagtCCCATCAGCACCAACCTCAAGTATTTAAGACACAGACTGTACAGCAACTACCcctacagcagcaccagcatcagcatcagccgCAGAACTCGAACATGTCTGCCAGTATCCAGCATGTGCAGCTGGTGACGCAACCCAAGCAGATCCTCCtacagcagcatcagcagcaactGCCGCAGACAACAACGACGACGGTGACCATCAAGCAGTTCCAGCAAATGCAGCAGCAAAAGGCGGCTGCTCTGGCGGCGGccgcggcagcagcagcggcagccaacACGCCGACAATCACGGAGAATATCATTATACAGCAGCCCACGTCGACAACGGCGGCGGCGCAACAGCCCCAGTCGCTTGTGCTTCCGGTTCACTCGGTGGCAACGTCCGTCTCAACGCAAATAGTCGTGCCGTCGTCGGTCACCACAGTATTGTCGCCGAGCACGGGGGCGGTGGGCCCGGTGGCCATTGCCGACGATGTGGTTAGTACAACATCCACCCCCTCCACATCAGCCAGCACGGGTCTCAAGTGCGGGCCGGACGTTTCGATGACTCTGAATCGAATCAATGTGCAGGAGAACGAGGTCGATGTCGAGGAATGCCTGCCGGCGGAGGTGGTCAAGCTGGATTTTGTCAGCGAAGAAGTTGCAGGGTGA